One window of Tenacibaculum maritimum NCIMB 2154 genomic DNA carries:
- a CDS encoding outer membrane beta-barrel protein has translation MKKIFLSLVLIVLGLTSNAQEKEKAKGGFEKEDWYVTGTAGYSSETKGGLDVSATEFTFSPSAGYFITDNIALELGLTFKSITVPAGLNERITNSFGVVAGGSYFFTPKKDFSFVVGAGVSYSSNSLETNKIKESDVATFGIVVSPGVNYFLSESFALRASIGALSYSNEKMEAPNDSTATGFGFNLNLSDIKLGLTYKF, from the coding sequence ATGAAAAAAATATTTCTTTCCCTAGTATTGATAGTATTAGGACTGACTAGTAATGCTCAAGAAAAGGAAAAAGCAAAAGGAGGCTTTGAAAAAGAAGATTGGTATGTTACAGGTACGGCTGGTTATAGTAGTGAAACTAAAGGAGGATTGGATGTAAGTGCTACTGAGTTTACTTTTTCACCTTCAGCAGGTTATTTTATTACAGATAATATAGCATTAGAGTTAGGATTAACCTTCAAAAGTATTACGGTTCCTGCTGGATTAAACGAGAGAATAACTAATTCTTTTGGAGTAGTAGCAGGAGGAAGTTATTTCTTTACTCCTAAAAAAGATTTTTCTTTTGTGGTTGGAGCAGGAGTATCCTATTCATCAAATAGCTTAGAAACTAATAAGATAAAAGAATCAGATGTAGCTACTTTTGGAATAGTAGTTTCGCCTGGCGTAAACTATTTCTTATCTGAATCTTTTGCTTTAAGGGCTTCAATAGGAGCATTGTCTTATTCAAATGAAAAAATGGAAGCACCGAATGATAGCACTGCTACTGGCTTTGGTTTTAACTTGAATTTATCTGATATAAAATTAGGATTGACTTATAAATTCTAA
- a CDS encoding outer membrane beta-barrel protein: MRKIILLILVFFSMISYGQERKFNIGIHGGLTIGDVKNKSSIGFGGDINYLFDLSEELFIGPSLSLLYFSPKDKNDALLYLPLGGAIRYNNLEDPFFVGMDLGYAIGVSPSGDRGGLLFKPMVGYNLSDNFQLSLSYIGVKKEKNTYSYIALGVSFDIFGGSDYYMY; encoded by the coding sequence ATGAGGAAAATAATTTTGTTAATACTGGTATTCTTTTCAATGATTAGTTATGGCCAAGAAAGAAAATTTAATATAGGAATACATGGAGGTTTAACTATTGGAGATGTAAAGAATAAGTCCTCAATTGGTTTTGGAGGAGATATTAATTATTTGTTCGATTTATCTGAAGAATTATTTATAGGTCCATCCTTGAGTTTATTATACTTTTCGCCAAAAGATAAGAATGACGCGTTATTGTATTTACCTTTGGGAGGGGCTATTCGATATAATAACTTAGAAGACCCTTTTTTCGTAGGAATGGATTTAGGTTATGCGATAGGAGTTTCACCTAGCGGTGATAGAGGAGGGCTTTTATTTAAACCAATGGTAGGGTATAATTTAAGTGATAATTTTCAGCTAAGTTTATCTTATATAGGAGTTAAAAAAGAAAAGAATACATACAGCTATATAGCTCTAGGGGTTTCTTTTGATATTTTTGGAGGAAGCGATTATTATATGTATTAA
- the aroQ gene encoding type II 3-dehydroquinate dehydratase codes for MKIIILNGPNLNLLGKREPEIYGNRTFQDYFLDLKRKFSTIHLEYFQSNIEGEIIDKLHEVGFEYDGIILNAAAYTHTSVGIGDAVKGIETPVVEVHISNVHSREDFRHISYIAPNAKGVLSGFGLQSYDLAIQSFMVKE; via the coding sequence ATGAAAATTATTATATTGAATGGACCTAATTTGAATTTATTGGGCAAGAGAGAACCTGAGATATATGGGAATCGTACTTTTCAAGATTACTTTTTGGATTTAAAAAGAAAGTTTTCAACGATTCATTTAGAGTACTTTCAATCTAATATTGAAGGGGAAATTATAGATAAATTGCATGAGGTTGGTTTTGAGTATGACGGAATTATATTGAATGCAGCGGCTTATACTCACACATCTGTAGGAATAGGAGATGCAGTAAAAGGAATAGAAACACCAGTTGTTGAAGTGCATATTTCTAATGTACATTCGAGAGAGGATTTTAGACATATAAGCTATATTGCTCCAAATGCTAAAGGAGTTTTATCAGGATTTGGTTTGCAAAGCTATGATTTAGCTATTCAAAGTTTTATGGTAAAGGAATAA
- a CDS encoding lipoprotein N-acyltransferase Lnb domain-containing protein — protein sequence MTFLGNSTNLIKFINCFIFFLFFIRSNSIIGQQKQLSISIITVGPGEELYEKFGHSAIRVKAINKNIDLIFDYGIFDFNAPNFYLNFTKGKLLYKVASYPFHYFLRDKNQEKRWVKEQILNLSDEESQRFFNYLKENALPQNATYEYDPFFDNCATKPRDITKIILGDKVLFKEHFILKKQSLRQLMNEEIYWNTWGNLGINIALGSRLDQIADANEYFYLPDYALKGFNTAFIKIKGRESKLVKKQTTILDFEEKSTKTSFFNPLFVLLIIMFLGLLITFRDYKHNKRSIFFDFILFLLTGFFGFLIVFLWFFTNHSTAPNNFNFLWAFAPNLLISIRLLKEEKLPSWLGKYLLVLLILMGIIPLLWLSKIQLFSWALLPLFILLVIRYLFLYHKTLNS from the coding sequence ATGACTTTTTTAGGTAACAGTACAAATTTGATTAAATTCATCAATTGTTTTATATTTTTCCTTTTTTTTATTCGTAGTAATTCCATTATCGGCCAACAAAAACAACTTTCAATAAGTATAATTACTGTTGGACCTGGAGAAGAATTATATGAAAAATTTGGGCATTCTGCGATAAGGGTTAAAGCCATAAATAAAAATATAGACCTTATATTTGATTATGGTATTTTTGACTTTAATGCTCCTAACTTTTACTTAAATTTCACAAAAGGGAAATTGCTTTATAAAGTTGCTAGTTATCCATTTCATTATTTTTTAAGAGATAAAAACCAAGAAAAACGCTGGGTTAAAGAGCAAATTTTAAATTTATCTGATGAAGAGAGTCAGCGCTTCTTCAATTATTTAAAAGAAAATGCCCTACCTCAAAATGCTACATATGAATACGACCCCTTTTTTGATAATTGTGCTACCAAACCTAGAGATATAACTAAAATTATTTTAGGCGACAAAGTACTATTCAAAGAACACTTCATTCTTAAAAAACAATCACTACGTCAATTAATGAATGAAGAAATTTATTGGAATACTTGGGGTAATTTAGGTATCAACATTGCTTTAGGAAGTAGATTAGATCAAATAGCTGATGCAAATGAATATTTTTACCTACCTGATTATGCTTTAAAAGGATTTAATACTGCCTTTATCAAAATAAAGGGAAGGGAAAGCAAGCTTGTAAAAAAGCAAACTACTATTCTAGATTTTGAAGAGAAAAGCACAAAGACTTCTTTTTTTAATCCCCTCTTTGTTCTTCTCATTATCATGTTCTTGGGGTTATTAATTACATTTCGCGATTATAAACACAATAAAAGATCCATTTTTTTTGATTTTATATTGTTTCTATTAACAGGCTTCTTTGGGTTTTTAATTGTTTTTCTTTGGTTTTTTACCAATCACTCTACAGCTCCTAATAACTTCAACTTTCTTTGGGCATTTGCTCCTAACCTACTCATATCAATACGCTTATTAAAAGAAGAAAAACTACCTAGCTGGCTTGGAAAATATTTACTGGTTTTATTAATATTAATGGGGATAATTCCTTTACTATGGCTTAGTAAAATACAATTATTTTCTTGGGCACTATTACCTCTTTTTATTTTACTAGTTATCCGCTATTTATTCCTTTACCATAAAACTTTGAATAGCTAA
- a CDS encoding putative type IX sorting system protein PorV2, with the protein MKKIITSCILLIFPLLLSGQTFRNYSNEFLNIGVDAAALGMSKSVVATTNGVTSTYWNPAGLVGIKDYQGALMHSSYFAGIANYNYAGFAMPIDDKSALGLSIIRFGVDDILNTTELIDKDGNINFNRISLFSAADYAFNISYAKNLIFKNVYLGVNAKIIRRIIGDFASSWGFGFDLGVQFERNNWKIGLMARDITTTFNSWSINKSAFEKIKNAIPDKNQELPETTEITKPKLQLGIARIYKIGRYFNLLTEIDLNMRFTKTNDIISSSFVSIDPALGLQLNYDDLVYLRTGIGNIQRTTDFDHSKSLSVQPNFGIGFKYRGIQIDYALTNIGSVGNALFSNVFSIKIDYDFFR; encoded by the coding sequence TTGAAAAAAATAATTACTTCATGTATTCTTCTGATATTCCCCTTATTGCTAAGCGGGCAAACTTTTAGGAACTATTCTAACGAGTTTCTGAATATTGGTGTAGATGCAGCAGCTCTTGGAATGAGTAAATCGGTAGTAGCAACTACAAATGGCGTGACTTCTACCTACTGGAATCCTGCTGGTTTAGTTGGTATCAAAGATTACCAAGGGGCTCTTATGCATTCTTCTTATTTTGCCGGAATTGCTAATTACAATTATGCAGGATTTGCTATGCCTATTGATGATAAAAGTGCATTAGGTCTTTCTATCATACGTTTTGGAGTTGACGACATCTTAAATACCACCGAACTTATTGATAAAGATGGAAATATCAATTTTAATAGAATTAGTTTATTTTCTGCCGCTGATTACGCTTTTAATATCTCGTATGCTAAAAATTTAATTTTTAAAAATGTTTACCTTGGTGTCAATGCTAAAATAATTCGTAGAATTATTGGCGATTTTGCTTCCTCTTGGGGGTTTGGCTTTGATCTAGGAGTTCAATTTGAGAGAAACAATTGGAAAATTGGATTAATGGCGCGGGATATCACAACTACTTTCAATTCTTGGAGCATCAATAAGTCTGCTTTTGAAAAGATTAAAAATGCAATTCCCGATAAAAACCAAGAACTACCAGAAACTACTGAAATCACCAAACCCAAGTTACAATTAGGAATTGCTAGAATCTATAAAATAGGACGTTACTTTAATTTACTTACGGAAATAGATTTGAATATGAGGTTTACCAAAACAAATGACATCATTTCTAGCTCTTTTGTGAGTATTGATCCTGCTTTAGGCTTACAGCTAAATTACGATGATTTGGTGTATTTACGTACTGGTATTGGAAACATACAAAGAACCACTGATTTTGACCATAGTAAATCTCTTTCAGTACAACCAAACTTCGGCATAGGTTTTAAATACAGAGGTATCCAAATAGATTATGCCTTAACCAATATAGGTAGCGTTGGAAATGCGCTTTTTTCTAACGTTTTTTCAATAAAAATTGATTATGACTTTTTTAGGTAA
- a CDS encoding YheT family hydrolase produces MPLLKSDFIPKIPFKNGYFNTIYRPLFMKDTCQYNRKRITTWDADFIDLDFSLVGGNTLALLIHGLEGNSSSKYIASTSNQLNAIGIDTVCFNLRGCSGEDNLLLGTYHSGKTEDVDFVVQHLVNNYAYESLVIIGFSLGGNLTLKYMGEFANTQPSKIKGAVAVSVPVDITTAEKEMDMLKNKLYIEIFFKTMKNKILEKAHKFPEYQLNKEKLFKATRFKHLEHLYTVPVFGFKSPEDYWKKASAKPYLSKITKPTLLINAKDDSFLSKECYPYEEAKNSSYFHLMVTKYGGHVGFMSSFIPKENIWLEKEIINFIKETIHIEML; encoded by the coding sequence ATGCCCTTATTAAAATCAGATTTTATTCCTAAAATCCCATTCAAGAATGGGTATTTCAATACAATTTACCGCCCTCTCTTTATGAAAGATACTTGCCAATATAATCGAAAAAGAATTACTACTTGGGATGCTGATTTTATTGACCTTGACTTCTCATTGGTAGGCGGAAATACCCTTGCCTTATTAATTCATGGATTAGAAGGTAACTCTAGCTCTAAATACATAGCCTCCACCTCTAATCAATTAAACGCTATTGGTATTGATACTGTTTGTTTTAATTTAAGAGGATGTAGCGGAGAAGACAATTTATTATTAGGAACCTATCATAGCGGAAAAACGGAAGACGTAGATTTTGTAGTACAGCATTTAGTGAACAATTATGCTTATGAAAGTTTAGTTATAATTGGCTTTAGTTTAGGAGGCAATTTAACCCTAAAATACATGGGAGAATTTGCCAATACACAGCCATCAAAAATTAAAGGTGCAGTTGCTGTTTCTGTTCCCGTTGACATAACAACTGCTGAAAAAGAAATGGATATGTTAAAAAACAAACTCTATATAGAAATCTTTTTTAAAACTATGAAAAATAAAATTTTAGAAAAAGCACATAAATTCCCCGAATATCAACTGAATAAAGAAAAACTTTTTAAAGCTACTCGCTTTAAACATCTAGAACACCTATATACAGTTCCTGTTTTCGGTTTTAAGAGCCCCGAAGATTACTGGAAAAAAGCTAGTGCTAAACCTTATTTATCTAAAATAACAAAACCTACTTTATTAATCAATGCTAAAGATGACTCTTTTCTATCTAAAGAATGCTATCCATATGAGGAGGCTAAAAACTCTAGTTATTTTCATTTGATGGTAACTAAATACGGAGGACATGTTGGTTTTATGTCTTCTTTTATTCCTAAAGAAAATATTTGGTTAGAAAAAGAAATCATCAATTTTATCAAAGAAACAATACACATTGAAATGCTATAA
- a CDS encoding CDP-alcohol phosphatidyltransferase family protein, whose product MNIKKHLPNLLTLGNLLCGTIAAIFAVKGDFEATALLVVTGILFDFLDGFVARLLKVQGELGKQLDSLADMVTSGVVPGIVMLQLIVISIDKDAVGYFGVDIDGATGSNVPYIGLLLTLAACYRLANFNIDTRQSDSFIGVPTPAMTLFIISLPLILSFSENSFFTDLISNPYFLIGMTVLLSYLMNAELPLFSLKFKDFSFKKNAVKYLFLVIALILLVLFKVVAVPMVILFYILLSILHNLTKSK is encoded by the coding sequence ATGAATATAAAAAAACACCTCCCAAATCTATTAACATTAGGAAATCTCCTTTGTGGTACTATAGCTGCAATATTTGCTGTGAAAGGAGACTTTGAAGCTACGGCTCTATTGGTGGTTACTGGAATTTTATTTGATTTTTTAGATGGATTTGTAGCTCGATTGCTAAAAGTTCAAGGAGAATTAGGGAAGCAGCTAGATTCATTAGCGGATATGGTTACAAGCGGAGTCGTTCCAGGAATTGTAATGTTGCAATTGATTGTGATTAGCATAGATAAAGATGCTGTAGGGTATTTTGGCGTTGATATTGATGGAGCTACAGGGAGCAATGTACCTTACATAGGTTTGTTATTAACTTTAGCGGCTTGTTATCGTTTAGCTAATTTTAATATAGATACGCGCCAGTCAGATTCTTTTATAGGGGTTCCTACTCCTGCAATGACCTTATTTATAATTTCATTGCCTTTGATTCTTAGTTTTTCTGAGAATTCTTTTTTTACGGATTTGATTTCGAACCCTTACTTCTTAATTGGAATGACAGTTTTATTAAGCTATTTAATGAATGCAGAACTGCCTTTATTTTCTTTGAAATTTAAAGATTTTTCATTTAAGAAAAATGCTGTAAAATACTTGTTTTTGGTTATAGCTTTAATATTGTTAGTACTTTTTAAAGTGGTAGCGGTTCCTATGGTAATTTTATTTTATATTTTATTATCAATACTGCATAATCTGACTAAATCGAAATAA
- the lptB gene encoding LPS export ABC transporter ATP-binding protein — protein MILKADNIQKIYGKRKVVKGISLEVKQGEIIGLLGPNGAGKTTSFYMIVGMIKPNHGTIYLDDEIITEDPMYKRAQKGIGYLAQEASVFRKLSVEDNIMSVLEFTNRTKQQQKERLEELIEEFNIGHVRKNRGDLLSGGERRRTEIARCLASDPKFILLDEPFAGVDPIAVEDIQSIVAHLKHKNIGILITDHDVQATLAITDKTYLMYNGSILKEGTPEELAADEIVKKVYLGKDFELKKKRF, from the coding sequence ATGATTTTAAAAGCAGATAATATTCAAAAGATATACGGTAAAAGAAAGGTTGTTAAAGGTATTTCTTTAGAAGTAAAACAAGGAGAAATCATAGGATTACTAGGTCCTAATGGAGCTGGTAAAACAACCTCCTTTTATATGATTGTAGGAATGATTAAACCAAATCATGGAACTATTTATCTTGATGATGAAATAATTACAGAAGATCCTATGTACAAGCGAGCACAAAAAGGAATTGGTTACCTAGCGCAAGAAGCTTCTGTTTTCAGAAAATTATCTGTAGAAGACAATATCATGTCTGTACTAGAATTTACAAATCGCACTAAACAACAACAAAAAGAACGACTGGAGGAATTAATTGAGGAATTCAACATAGGACACGTTAGAAAAAACAGAGGAGATTTACTCTCCGGAGGCGAACGTAGAAGAACGGAAATAGCTCGTTGCCTTGCTTCTGATCCTAAATTTATCTTACTTGACGAACCTTTTGCTGGAGTAGATCCTATTGCCGTTGAAGATATTCAAAGTATTGTAGCCCACTTAAAGCATAAAAACATAGGTATCTTAATAACAGATCATGACGTACAAGCAACATTAGCTATTACTGACAAAACTTATCTTATGTATAATGGAAGTATCTTAAAAGAAGGGACTCCTGAGGAATTGGCTGCTGATGAAATTGTTAAAAAAGTATATCTTGGTAAAGATTTTGAACTGAAAAAGAAAAGGTTTTAA
- a CDS encoding carboxymuconolactone decarboxylase family protein gives MPNKVQEFNEYRSKMNEKILASDNKVIKRIFNLDTNTYKAGHLDVKTKELLGLVASAVLRCDDCIAYHLETAYNKGVTKEEMMETMSVATLVGGTIVIPHLRRAVEFWEALAVNDSK, from the coding sequence ATGCCTAATAAAGTTCAAGAATTTAACGAATATCGTTCTAAAATGAACGAAAAAATTTTAGCTTCAGATAATAAAGTAATCAAACGCATATTTAACTTAGATACCAATACCTATAAAGCTGGCCATCTAGACGTAAAAACCAAAGAGCTATTAGGTTTAGTTGCCTCTGCTGTTTTGCGTTGTGATGATTGTATTGCATATCACTTAGAAACAGCTTATAATAAAGGAGTTACCAAAGAAGAAATGATGGAAACAATGTCTGTTGCTACTTTAGTAGGAGGAACTATTGTGATTCCTCATCTACGCAGAGCAGTAGAATTTTGGGAAGCCTTAGCAGTAAATGACTCAAAATAA
- the tatC gene encoding twin-arginine translocase subunit TatC: MTKQQDEMSFLGHLEELRWHLVRSFTAVFIIAILLFIFQEWVFNYYLLAHLNPDFITYKFFCKTFASIGIDSSFCNINFKGELQSLALTQQLMTAIWTSLILGFIIAFPYILWEIWRFISPGLHDEERKKSKGFIFIASLLFFLGALFSYFVIVPMSVSFFYGYQISDKISNNFTIDSYTDLVNNTLLGVSIMFELPVLIFFLSKIGLVTPDFLRKYRKHALVLVLIVAAIITPPDVASQVIVSIPILILYEISIYVSKFVIKKQQNA, translated from the coding sequence ATGACAAAGCAACAAGATGAAATGTCTTTTCTGGGGCATCTTGAAGAATTAAGGTGGCATTTAGTACGTAGCTTTACGGCTGTTTTTATCATAGCTATCTTATTATTTATATTTCAAGAATGGGTATTTAACTACTATTTATTAGCGCACTTAAATCCTGATTTTATTACTTACAAATTCTTCTGTAAAACTTTTGCTTCTATCGGTATTGATAGTAGCTTTTGCAATATTAATTTTAAAGGAGAATTACAAAGTTTAGCTTTAACTCAACAATTAATGACTGCCATTTGGACTTCTTTGATTCTTGGATTTATTATAGCTTTTCCTTATATCTTATGGGAGATATGGAGATTTATCTCTCCTGGATTGCATGATGAAGAACGTAAAAAATCAAAAGGGTTCATTTTTATAGCGTCCCTCCTATTCTTTTTAGGTGCTTTGTTCAGCTATTTTGTGATTGTTCCTATGTCTGTCTCATTTTTCTACGGTTATCAGATTAGTGATAAAATATCTAATAACTTTACGATAGATTCCTATACAGATCTGGTAAATAATACACTTTTAGGAGTTTCAATTATGTTTGAACTGCCTGTTCTTATCTTTTTCCTTTCTAAGATAGGACTCGTTACTCCTGATTTTTTAAGAAAATATCGAAAACATGCCCTTGTTTTAGTACTTATAGTAGCTGCTATCATAACTCCTCCAGATGTTGCTAGCCAAGTAATTGTTTCCATTCCCATTTTAATATTATACGAAATAAGTATTTACGTATCAAAATTCGTCATTAAAAAACAACAAAATGCCTAA
- a CDS encoding KpsF/GutQ family sugar-phosphate isomerase, whose amino-acid sequence MKDFSSILAIAKETILSESKAIANLTNLIDTNFEKAVKFIFNSKGRVIVTGIGKSANIATKIVATLNSTGTPAIFMHAADAIHGDLGIIQQNDVVICISKSGNTPEIKVLVPLIKNSNNKVIAITGNADSFLGVNADFTLNTYVEKEACPNNLAPTTSTTAQLVMGDALAVCLLELKGFTSSDFAKYHPGGALGKRLYLRVSDLIKNNQAPKVATTDKVAKVIVEISEKRLGVTAVTNENNEIVGIITDGDIRRMLNKTTKIDDLTAIDIMSNSPKTIHMNAMAVDALDTLEVNNISQILVTNFDNKYVGVVHLHDLIKEGIF is encoded by the coding sequence TTGAAAGATTTCAGCTCAATCTTAGCTATTGCAAAAGAAACTATACTATCTGAAAGTAAAGCAATCGCGAATTTAACAAATTTAATTGATACAAATTTTGAAAAAGCCGTTAAATTTATTTTTAATTCCAAAGGACGTGTTATTGTTACCGGAATAGGCAAGAGTGCTAACATTGCTACTAAAATTGTAGCAACCCTTAATTCTACTGGTACTCCTGCTATATTTATGCATGCTGCAGATGCTATTCATGGCGATTTAGGGATTATTCAACAAAATGATGTTGTTATATGCATTTCTAAAAGTGGAAATACTCCTGAAATAAAAGTGTTGGTTCCTTTAATTAAAAATTCTAATAATAAAGTAATCGCTATTACAGGAAATGCCGATTCTTTTTTAGGAGTAAATGCTGATTTTACCCTAAACACTTATGTAGAAAAAGAAGCTTGCCCTAATAACCTTGCTCCAACTACTAGCACAACTGCTCAATTGGTCATGGGAGATGCTCTTGCTGTTTGCTTACTTGAATTAAAAGGGTTTACGAGTAGCGATTTTGCTAAATATCATCCTGGAGGAGCTCTAGGAAAACGATTGTATTTACGTGTTTCTGATCTGATTAAAAATAATCAAGCCCCTAAAGTTGCAACAACTGATAAAGTAGCTAAGGTTATTGTTGAAATTTCTGAAAAGAGACTTGGAGTAACTGCTGTTACTAATGAAAATAATGAGATCGTAGGAATTATTACCGATGGTGATATCCGTAGAATGTTAAATAAAACTACTAAAATAGATGATTTAACAGCTATTGATATTATGAGTAATTCTCCTAAGACGATCCACATGAACGCTATGGCTGTTGACGCGTTGGATACCTTAGAAGTTAACAATATTTCTCAAATTTTAGTAACAAATTTTGATAATAAATATGTAGGAGTTGTACATTTACACGATTTAATTAAAGAAGGAATTTTCTAA